One region of Marivirga arenosa genomic DNA includes:
- a CDS encoding tetratricopeptide repeat protein produces the protein MKKTILLFILNGVLIYFSVAQTAIDSLRQVLKTQGNDSNKVNTYLQFFYTDLYYTDPAEVILFTKNAIELSKEINFVKGEIEAYNSLGYIYRLRSTNDSAFYYFKKAKMLSESVNYTLGLLDAYIGIGNTYNQLSKWQEAIIEFQKAEEIALAAKNIRTAASANNNMGNISLAQGDLQAALKYYQKAADIGPPSIKEVALVNIGLVHIELNDGAKAKSYLLEAKEMTNASKNWYALAFIYQHLGSLEKADGNLEEALDYYQKAMNSYKSIDERQHYSEVLTSVASVYFDQQEYIKALSTYQESLDIQKEIEHFTGWCNSLHGIARVYLAMGKEVESEAALLQAVEIADNHDLLTIKDDIALTLSTLYKSKGQFEKALNYHELYKQLSDSLLNQQKSEQIAEMEAQFENRQKQQEIDLLSAENEIANLNVLQQTNFRNFVIIIAFILAILVAVTYNRVQVKVKANKKLQELDQLKTNFFTNISHEFRTPLTLILNPIEKVLKSQQDLAIRNDLLLVQRNGKRLLELTNQLLDLSKLEAGKLKLMVSEYESSEFFKTCIASFESFADSKNIRFKTKLKDAPKSAYFDQDNLQKILNNLLSNAFKFTPEGGMVELEVKQENTFMQISVRDSGLGISAEEQEKIFDRFHQETESRHQEGSGIGLTLTKELVLLHHGSITIESAPGQGSTFTVKIPISANAYASEQLIKEVPMNGKPSYSSESKAHTMQADVQSDLPIALVVEDNPDLRAHIVALLSGLYQLEQAPNGSKGLKMAMELIPDIIISDWMMPEMDGREFCEKLKTEEKTSHIPIIMLTAKADLISKIDGLKTGADDYLTKPFNTEELLVRMENLIKQREKLRTTYSKIITITPSQVEIEDPNEAFLHKILSIVEQHIGDAEFTVEKLQKEVGMSRMQLHRKLKALTNFSASEFVRDLRLQRAAQFLATNGISVADAAYSAGFNSLSYFSQCFKEKYGVTPSQFEKQPS, from the coding sequence GTGAAAAAAACTATACTCTTATTTATCCTTAATGGGGTTCTGATCTACTTTTCTGTGGCTCAAACTGCTATAGATTCCCTTCGCCAAGTGCTCAAAACTCAGGGAAATGATTCAAATAAGGTAAATACTTACCTCCAATTCTTTTATACTGATTTATACTATACTGATCCTGCAGAAGTAATTCTTTTTACAAAAAATGCAATAGAATTGAGCAAGGAAATCAATTTTGTAAAAGGAGAAATAGAAGCCTACAATTCTTTAGGCTATATCTACCGCTTGAGGAGCACTAACGACTCTGCTTTTTATTACTTCAAGAAAGCTAAGATGCTTTCGGAGTCTGTCAATTATACGCTTGGTTTGCTGGATGCCTATATTGGCATTGGAAATACCTATAATCAACTGAGTAAATGGCAGGAAGCCATTATCGAATTCCAGAAGGCAGAAGAAATTGCTTTGGCTGCGAAAAATATTCGTACAGCCGCCAGTGCAAATAATAACATGGGCAATATAAGTCTGGCCCAGGGAGATTTACAGGCGGCATTGAAGTATTATCAAAAAGCGGCAGATATTGGACCTCCATCGATTAAAGAGGTTGCTTTGGTAAATATTGGTTTAGTACATATTGAGTTAAATGATGGAGCTAAAGCAAAATCTTATTTACTAGAGGCAAAAGAAATGACTAATGCTTCTAAAAACTGGTATGCACTAGCTTTCATTTATCAACATCTGGGTTCTTTAGAAAAAGCAGATGGCAACTTAGAGGAGGCATTAGACTACTATCAAAAGGCTATGAATTCTTATAAATCCATAGATGAGCGACAACATTATTCAGAAGTATTAACCAGTGTTGCCTCAGTATATTTTGATCAACAAGAATATATAAAAGCTTTGTCGACTTATCAGGAAAGCTTGGATATCCAAAAGGAAATAGAGCATTTTACGGGTTGGTGTAACAGTTTGCATGGCATAGCTAGAGTTTATTTGGCCATGGGCAAAGAAGTAGAAAGTGAAGCAGCCTTGCTCCAGGCAGTTGAAATTGCCGACAATCACGACTTACTAACCATTAAAGATGACATTGCGCTGACCTTAAGTACCCTTTATAAAAGTAAGGGGCAGTTTGAAAAAGCATTAAATTATCATGAGTTGTACAAACAGTTGAGTGACAGTTTGCTCAATCAACAGAAATCGGAGCAGATTGCGGAAATGGAAGCTCAATTTGAGAATCGGCAAAAGCAGCAGGAAATTGACCTTTTAAGTGCTGAAAATGAAATTGCAAATCTTAATGTTTTGCAGCAAACTAACTTTCGAAATTTTGTCATTATAATAGCCTTTATTTTAGCCATCTTGGTAGCTGTTACTTATAACAGAGTGCAGGTAAAAGTAAAGGCAAATAAAAAGCTGCAGGAACTTGATCAGTTAAAAACCAACTTTTTTACCAACATATCTCATGAGTTTAGAACACCACTTACCCTCATTCTAAACCCAATTGAAAAAGTCTTGAAAAGTCAACAAGATTTAGCGATCCGAAATGATTTGCTCCTAGTACAAAGAAATGGTAAAAGATTGTTGGAACTGACTAATCAGTTACTTGACCTTTCAAAATTGGAGGCCGGTAAACTGAAGTTGATGGTATCTGAATATGAGTCATCTGAATTTTTTAAGACTTGTATTGCTTCATTTGAATCATTTGCGGATTCAAAGAATATTAGATTTAAAACCAAATTGAAGGATGCACCGAAGTCTGCCTATTTCGATCAGGATAATCTTCAGAAAATTCTGAATAATTTATTGTCTAATGCATTCAAATTTACGCCCGAAGGAGGGATGGTGGAACTAGAGGTCAAGCAAGAAAATACATTTATGCAAATCTCAGTAAGAGATTCCGGCTTAGGTATTTCGGCAGAAGAACAAGAAAAAATATTTGATCGTTTTCATCAAGAGACTGAAAGTAGACATCAAGAAGGTTCGGGAATAGGCTTAACTCTTACTAAAGAGTTGGTCTTACTGCACCACGGAAGTATTACAATAGAAAGTGCGCCTGGGCAAGGCAGTACTTTTACAGTAAAAATCCCGATTTCCGCCAATGCTTATGCTTCTGAGCAGTTGATCAAAGAAGTCCCAATGAATGGAAAGCCTTCTTATTCTAGTGAAAGTAAGGCACATACTATGCAAGCGGATGTTCAATCGGATTTGCCAATTGCTCTTGTCGTAGAAGATAATCCTGATCTTAGAGCGCATATCGTAGCACTTTTAAGCGGGCTCTATCAATTGGAGCAAGCGCCTAACGGATCAAAAGGGCTGAAAATGGCAATGGAATTAATACCCGATATCATAATTTCTGATTGGATGATGCCGGAAATGGACGGGCGAGAATTTTGTGAAAAATTAAAGACAGAAGAAAAAACCAGCCATATTCCAATCATTATGCTTACCGCCAAAGCTGATTTGATAAGTAAAATTGATGGATTGAAAACAGGAGCTGATGATTATTTAACTAAACCATTTAACACGGAGGAATTGCTGGTTCGCATGGAAAATCTAATAAAGCAACGTGAAAAATTGCGAACTACTTACAGTAAAATTATTACAATTACTCCTTCACAGGTCGAGATTGAGGATCCTAACGAGGCTTTTTTGCATAAAATCCTGAGTATAGTAGAACAACATATTGGTGATGCTGAATTCACAGTTGAAAAACTGCAAAAAGAAGTGGGCATGAGCAGGATGCAATTACATAGAAAACTTAAAGCACTTACTAATTTCTCCGCTAGCGAATTTGTTCGCGATTTAAGGCTTCAACGGGCAGCGCAATTTCTTGCAACGAATGGAATTAGCGTGGCAGATGCTGCTTATAGTGCTGGTTTTAATAGCCTATCCTATTTCTCGCAATGCTTTAAGGAAAAGTATGGCGTAACACCTTCACAATTTGAGAAACAACCCTCTTAA
- a CDS encoding YybH family protein, whose translation MKTLLTLLLISYCFTGFAQNTVEELAKIKETRDAFMLAIKEHRYQDLANLSTADMENVGPGAEAWLKMYLLGQERGAFPYDRILMSPKETVIVSDSVAYDYGTSKVYYTDEEGEEELLTNTYLVILKKDKEGIWRLHREVASAQVK comes from the coding sequence ATGAAAACTTTATTGACCCTATTGCTGATTAGCTACTGCTTTACCGGCTTTGCTCAGAATACCGTTGAAGAATTAGCTAAAATTAAAGAAACACGCGATGCGTTCATGTTGGCTATTAAAGAACATCGCTATCAAGATCTTGCCAACTTATCAACAGCTGATATGGAGAATGTCGGACCTGGTGCTGAGGCTTGGTTAAAAATGTACCTACTAGGGCAGGAGAGAGGGGCCTTTCCATACGATCGCATTTTAATGAGCCCAAAAGAAACTGTTATTGTTAGTGATTCAGTGGCCTATGATTACGGAACAAGCAAAGTGTATTATACCGATGAAGAGGGTGAAGAAGAACTACTCACCAATACTTACCTGGTAATTTTAAAAAAGGATAAAGAGGGTATTTGGCGACTACATCGAGAGGTAGCTTCTGCTCAAGTAAAGTAA
- a CDS encoding nuclear transport factor 2 family protein produces the protein MIGMSFPLKSQTDTVRLINQKELEERNKKLATGFYNDLWFTNNTDNYKDYVADTYVAHDIGERKGVSEPAIEQKIIADRFWANGKWDAKINYQIAEGDLVATRWEATYQPETLIGRIMYGSGTIPIINVFRFQDGKIVELWNHRHDIDTNMTMKFTIKGLLIGLFIALIPTFFAIRLKRKLRKINLNN, from the coding sequence ATGATAGGAATGTCATTTCCACTTAAGTCTCAAACTGATACAGTTCGACTCATTAATCAAAAAGAATTAGAAGAACGAAATAAAAAACTTGCGACAGGATTTTATAACGACCTCTGGTTTACTAATAATACGGATAATTATAAAGATTATGTAGCAGATACTTATGTGGCACACGATATTGGTGAAAGGAAAGGAGTTAGCGAACCAGCTATTGAGCAGAAGATTATCGCAGATCGGTTTTGGGCGAATGGGAAGTGGGATGCAAAGATTAATTATCAAATTGCAGAAGGCGATTTAGTGGCTACACGATGGGAAGCCACTTATCAGCCTGAAACTCTTATAGGGCGAATCATGTACGGTTCAGGTACTATTCCCATTATCAATGTCTTCCGTTTCCAAGACGGTAAAATCGTTGAATTATGGAATCATCGACACGATATTGATACTAATATGACGATGAAGTTTACCATCAAAGGATTGCTAATCGGTCTTTTCATTGCCCTTATCCCTACTTTTTTTGCCATTCGGTTGAAACGCAAGCTTAGGAAAATAAACCTTAATAATTGA
- a CDS encoding DUF418 domain-containing protein, with the protein MQPTQPNERFLFLDVLRGFALCGVLIANMAFHSGYWFLSPEMQAGLQFADAGNSLMWVIHFFSDGKFYSIFSMLFGIGFALQMQRSIEREEPFMGRYSRRLLILFLFGLLHAFLFFVGDILSMYALTGFLLLLFRKKSAKFLFRSALILLCLPVLQYAFLWWNAQGAPPVDLSGDRAFFEQLILAYSTGNFSDILFNNIGGTIFGRYPDLIFTGRFFKVLAMFLLGFYIAKSRLFEYREERKDFYKKILLWTAVIGIPSNIILAQMMTTDAYYMLEPSGIVQPLVYAFGVPALGIFYAVGLLILFQKPAFKSKLSFFAPYGRMALTNYLMQSILSGLVFMSYGFGLFGAVGPILFTIIGFSIMIIQFIFSHWWLSKFKYGPAEWLWRSLTYKKWQPLRKAEDLTFN; encoded by the coding sequence ATGCAGCCTACTCAACCCAACGAACGCTTTCTTTTTTTAGATGTACTACGTGGCTTCGCCTTATGTGGAGTTTTGATTGCCAATATGGCCTTTCATTCCGGCTATTGGTTTCTAAGTCCGGAAATGCAGGCAGGCTTGCAATTTGCCGATGCTGGTAATTCCCTAATGTGGGTGATTCATTTCTTTTCGGATGGTAAATTTTACTCCATCTTTTCAATGCTTTTTGGGATAGGGTTTGCATTGCAAATGCAGCGATCTATAGAAAGGGAAGAGCCATTTATGGGGAGATATAGCAGACGTTTACTGATATTATTTCTATTCGGACTCTTGCATGCATTTCTCTTTTTTGTAGGCGATATTCTGAGCATGTATGCCCTAACAGGCTTTCTTTTACTATTATTTCGAAAGAAATCTGCTAAATTCCTTTTCAGGTCTGCCCTGATTTTACTTTGTTTACCTGTTTTGCAATACGCTTTTCTTTGGTGGAATGCCCAAGGAGCACCTCCAGTTGATCTTTCAGGCGATAGGGCATTCTTTGAGCAATTGATTCTGGCTTACAGTACAGGAAATTTCAGTGATATTCTTTTTAATAATATTGGCGGTACAATCTTCGGAAGATATCCTGACCTAATTTTTACCGGCCGCTTTTTCAAAGTGCTAGCTATGTTTTTGTTGGGCTTCTACATAGCTAAAAGCAGATTGTTTGAATATAGGGAAGAGCGGAAGGATTTTTATAAAAAGATTCTACTATGGACTGCAGTAATTGGGATTCCTTCGAATATCATCTTGGCTCAAATGATGACTACCGATGCTTACTATATGTTGGAGCCTAGTGGCATTGTGCAGCCTTTGGTGTACGCCTTTGGTGTGCCCGCACTAGGTATATTTTATGCGGTTGGTTTACTCATACTTTTTCAAAAGCCTGCATTTAAGTCTAAGCTAAGTTTCTTTGCTCCATATGGAAGGATGGCGCTAACCAACTATCTGATGCAAAGTATTTTAAGTGGTTTGGTGTTTATGAGCTATGGATTTGGTCTATTTGGAGCGGTCGGGCCTATTTTATTCACCATTATTGGCTTTAGTATCATGATTATCCAATTCATTTTCAGCCATTGGTGGCTATCCAAATTTAAATACGGACCTGCAGAATGGCTGTGGCGATCATTGACTTATAAAAAATGGCAGCCTTTAAGAAAAGCAGAAGATTTGACATTTAATTGA
- a CDS encoding amidohydrolase family protein → MKNMRRIYAALAIVLLLSKTVASGQTENEIQHNVSYKGPIIDVHLHAFHAEDNGPPPAAFCVPVSSMIQHYDPKDQWADVVVKKSKNPDCEDPLWSPETDEELIMQTVEQLERYNVVGVLSGEIDFLPQWLEAAPDRFIPSLKFSLPADEMHVDSLEALIKTFDIEVIGEIGNQYHGIAPNDPRMDKYWQLAVKLDIPVAIHLGSGPPGAPYLGFPKYRLKFSNPLQLEEVLNKFPSLRMSVMHYGEPFIDEMIAMMYTYPQLYIDLGGIMWTYPKAYFYEYHLKKLVAAGYGKRIMFGSDSMTWPGLIGRSIDIINEAYFLSLAQKADIFYNNAARFLRLTTKD, encoded by the coding sequence ATGAAAAATATGAGAAGAATATATGCTGCTTTAGCCATTGTTTTACTTCTGAGTAAAACTGTAGCCAGCGGACAAACAGAAAATGAAATTCAACATAATGTGTCTTATAAAGGCCCCATAATAGATGTTCATCTGCATGCATTCCATGCCGAAGATAATGGCCCACCGCCAGCCGCTTTTTGTGTTCCAGTATCTAGCATGATTCAGCACTATGACCCTAAAGATCAATGGGCTGATGTAGTGGTGAAAAAATCTAAGAATCCTGATTGTGAGGATCCTTTATGGTCTCCTGAGACTGATGAAGAATTGATTATGCAAACTGTAGAACAGCTAGAAAGGTATAATGTTGTGGGTGTTTTGAGCGGTGAGATTGATTTTCTTCCTCAGTGGCTTGAAGCTGCTCCAGATAGGTTTATTCCCAGCTTAAAATTTAGCCTCCCTGCAGATGAAATGCATGTTGACAGTCTTGAAGCACTGATTAAAACCTTTGACATAGAAGTAATTGGGGAAATCGGGAATCAATATCACGGCATTGCTCCGAATGATCCTCGCATGGATAAATATTGGCAGTTGGCAGTTAAACTCGATATTCCGGTGGCCATTCATTTGGGGTCAGGACCTCCAGGTGCGCCATATCTAGGTTTTCCAAAGTACCGCCTAAAGTTTTCAAATCCGCTTCAATTAGAAGAGGTATTGAACAAGTTTCCTTCCCTCAGGATGTCAGTCATGCATTATGGAGAACCCTTTATTGATGAGATGATTGCCATGATGTACACCTACCCACAATTATATATTGACTTGGGTGGAATAATGTGGACTTATCCTAAGGCCTATTTTTATGAGTATCATCTGAAAAAGCTTGTAGCGGCAGGATATGGTAAACGTATTATGTTTGGCTCGGATTCAATGACTTGGCCGGGGCTTATTGGAAGGAGTATAGACATTATTAACGAAGCTTATTTTCTCTCCTTAGCGCAAAAAGCAGACATTTTCTATAACAATGCAGCTCGATTTTTAAGACTGACCACAAAAGATTAA
- a CDS encoding 4Fe-4S binding protein, whose amino-acid sequence MAIMITDECINCGACEPECPNTAIYEGGVEWNWSGGTSLSGKAKLIDGSEVDADEMQEPISDEFYYIVTGKCTECTGFHEEPQCAAVCPVDCCVDDPDNEETDGELMAKKEWMHKE is encoded by the coding sequence ATGGCAATAATGATAACAGACGAGTGTATTAATTGTGGCGCATGCGAACCAGAGTGCCCTAATACAGCTATATATGAAGGTGGAGTAGAATGGAATTGGTCTGGTGGTACTTCTTTATCAGGCAAAGCGAAGTTAATAGATGGATCTGAGGTAGATGCAGATGAAATGCAAGAACCGATTTCAGATGAATTTTACTATATCGTAACAGGGAAATGCACAGAGTGCACTGGGTTTCATGAAGAACCACAATGTGCTGCCGTTTGTCCGGTTGATTGCTGTGTAGATGATCCAGATAATGAGGAAACAGACGGAGAGTTAATGGCCAAGAAAGAGTGGATGCATAAAGAATAG
- a CDS encoding DUF433 domain-containing protein, which produces MEWRKHIIADETVLLGKPTVKGTRVSVEHIIGLLAQGWTEQQILENYPRMNQESLQAVFSYIQECLKDGLLYTNF; this is translated from the coding sequence ATGGAATGGAGAAAACACATAATAGCTGATGAAACTGTACTACTTGGGAAGCCTACAGTAAAAGGAACTCGCGTATCTGTTGAGCATATCATTGGACTCCTTGCTCAAGGATGGACAGAACAACAAATTCTTGAAAATTATCCTCGAATGAATCAGGAATCACTTCAAGCTGTTTTTTCTTACATCCAAGAATGCTTAAAGGACGGACTTTTATACACTAATTTTTAA
- a CDS encoding DUF5615 family PIN-like protein — MKYLANENVPFSSITFLKSKGYDIKAIGVDDPSITDEQVMQIAIDDNRIIITYDSDYGELIFKHGYKPQAGVIFIRTQPTDPLETAKILEELLTKKAISFEHNLTVIDSNTIRQKKY, encoded by the coding sequence TTGAAGTATCTAGCTAATGAGAATGTACCATTCTCCAGTATCACCTTTCTCAAATCAAAAGGTTACGACATTAAGGCGATTGGAGTTGACGACCCTAGTATTACGGATGAACAGGTTATGCAGATTGCTATTGATGATAACAGGATTATTATAACTTATGACAGCGATTATGGCGAATTAATATTCAAGCATGGATACAAACCGCAAGCAGGTGTCATTTTTATCAGGACTCAGCCAACTGATCCATTAGAGACAGCAAAGATTTTAGAAGAGCTCCTTACTAAAAAAGCTATTTCATTTGAACATAATTTGACTGTTATCGATTCCAACACGATTAGACAGAAAAAATATTGA